Genomic window (Candidatus Melainabacteria bacterium RIFOXYA2_FULL_32_9):
GTCTATTCCTCATTTCCCTGCCCTCATTTTTTGGACAGTTTACATGACGAATTTTTTATCACTTTGTTTTATACCACTACCAAAAAATTATTAGGGTGCATTGTGCACAGACAAGGAATCCAAGTAGAACAAAAATAAAAGCCCCGATCTGAAATGATCTGGGCTTTTAATGGCGGGGCTGACGGGGCTCGAACCCGCGACCTCCTGCGTGACAGGCAGGCACTCTAACCAGACTGAGCTACAGCCCCACGACTTATAGAATTATAGAATACAATTTCTTTAATTTCAACAATTATTTTTTAAAACCTATTTTAAATTTCTTATTGCTAATAAAAACTTGCTTATTGGCATTTTTTTATATTCACAAGTTTTACAGTTATAGATAAGAATGTTGGATTATTTATCAAAGGTAGAAAATATGCATGATACTAGATTAAATAATAATTTGAATTTTAGTCAAAATAAAAAAGATTATTCTAAGTTTTCTTTAAAAAATAACTTTTGTTGGGATTTTTCTTTAAGTAACAAATCTTTAACAAAAGATACAGCCAGTTTTTCTTCCAGTAAAAAGAATATTCAGTTACAGCAAACAAATAAACTGTCTTTTACAGGAAAAGTCCCTGCTCAACCCGATATAAAAGCATATTTAAAAGATTATGCTGATTATATGTCTGTTGCTGATATGCATAATGCGATTTTAGATTCTTTTGTAAATCCGACTGCTGCAAGGGAAATAAATGTTTTTGAGAATAAACATCAAAAGGATAGAGGGCAATTACTTAATGAAGTCTCGAATTCTGTGGTTAAAAAGTTTGATAAGTTAAAGAACTCTGATCTAATCGTTATAGGTGCTACTGAACCTGCAAAACTTAATTTTTTGGATGCTGAAAAGTATACTCAGGTAAAAGATATTTATCTTAATCTTCTAGATAGGCCTGAAACTTTTAATAGAATAAGTTTTGATGCTGAAGATCATCAATTAGAAACAGTTTTATCGCAAGATCAAATTGAGGAAGAAACAAAGGATTTTAAGCACATAGTTAATGATATTCTTCCTGAAATTTTGAAAACAAAGACTTTTATACTTGATGATCAGGCGAATTTAAACAGTATTTTGTCAGATGAAGTAATACAGGGGCTTATTATTGATAAATTATATGAAGAAATAGCAGGAAATAAAGCAGATAACGATGAACAGGAATACTTTGAAGCTGCTGAGGAAAAGCTGCATGAAGCTTTGCATACATTAAGTGATATAAATAACAAATTTAATATAACTACTGTATCAAGAGTACCTCAGCACTTTTATGATCCTTTAGGTAAGGAAGCAGGTGCCCCTGGTGAGTATTACAATAATCAATATTTAGGCTTAAGGCAGGAACCTAAGAATTTTTATGAAGCTAAGTTTTTAAATAATGCAGCTAAGGGAATAGCGGATTATGATCCTGATAGCACAATCATTGTAACGCCTAAAAGCGCTGCGAATGATATAGTTGAAAAAATTAAGGCAATGAATAAAGATTATCTTTTTATTGAAGATTGGTTTTATAAATATTGTCTTGGTGACAGGAAAACTAAAGATGAAATCCTTAAAACCCTGAATAAATCTACTGATAACAAGTACAAAGAGCAATTTAAATCTATTGCAGAAGAATTGGATGGTTATTTAAATAATTATATTCAGGTATATGACATTAATAGACCAGAAAATGGCAAAAAACTCACAGAAAAGGTGGGGGATTTTGGTAAAATTAATTGCATGTCAGAGATATCAAAAGGATATTTTCTTGGAATCGGTGAAGATGCCAAAGATTTAATTAAAATGTCAGTTGGGATTGGATTATTCGTAGAATTTGCAGAAAAATTAAGCGAAAAAACAGGCATCCCTGCTTTTGAAATTGTTGCTCACGCATTAGCTGCTAATCTTGATAGCGGAGCGTCTGCCGGTGCCAATTATTTACACTGGAAAAATGAATTTGGAGATAAAGTAGCTGAAGAAAATTTTGAGAAAACTATTAGAAATATTTTCCTTGCATTTATTGCGGCACTACCGTTTAGTAGTTTATCTGTAGGTGATGGACTGATAAGAGGCACACTTAATAGTTTCATGTACAGAAATTTATCTGCTATAGACGCATATTCCGGTGTAATCAACAGCTTAAGTGCCTATTCCGATAAATTAAAAGAACTAATGCAAAATGGTTCTAAAAATCCACCTCCTGAAATTAAAGATGATCCTAAAAAAGTTGAAAAATGGAAATCCCAGGAAACCTGGAAAGCATTTTCTGCACATTCACTAAATAAAGGGCAAACTTTAGGAGTTGGAGTAAGTCAACCATTTGCGATAGGTATGGTTCCGCTCATGTTGTTGCTGGGTCCTGCCAGTAGAGTGCCTTTGATAACATTAGCCGGGACTTTAGAATGCTGGACATCAAGTGTTTATTTCCTATTAGATAATCAAAACTGGCATAATTTTTCCAACAAGTTAAAAGAATCCATGGTTAAAAATGGAACAGCCCATATTACGCCGGAAGAATATTCTGAACTTAGGCAGGGACTAATTTCTAAAGCAGGTCAAAAAGTAGCAGGTACATCTGCTTTTAGTTGGTTATCGCAACATAACCCATTATCTAGTGATAATGGCACAGTTAATACTATTAAAAATTCAAAAGCAGGACATATTGCACATGATGTAATAAATTTTGCGCCTCATTATATAGCTTTAGGATTAAAGAAGTTTTTTGATAATAAATATAATAATATGTCTGAAGAAGAACGTGAAAACCAGCATGGACACCACCATTAAATAAGAGCTATAATTGTAGTAGAGTTATAAAAAGGTGATAGTTGTGCTTGAGTCACTCAAAACAGTAGTTAATGAATTTGAACCATTACTAATAGATATAAGAAGATATTTACATCAATATCCTGAATTATCCGGACAAGAGATTAATACAGCTAATTATATTCATGCAAGATTACAAGAAGCAGGAATTGAGGCTGAAATTATCAACACAGAAGCAGGTCCTGCTGTTATTGGATATATTCATTCAGAAAAAAATCAAGAGACAATTGTCTTTCGTGCAGATATGGATGCGTTACCAGTCACAGATAAAAAAACAAAGTCATATGCTTCAAAAGTTAAGGGTGTAATGCATGCTTGTGGGCACGATTTTCACACAACAGTGGTTTTAGGAACAGCTTTAACTCTGGCTAAGTTAAAAAATGAGCTTAATGTGAACTTGAAATTCATATTTCAGCCTTCAGAAGAGGTTTCTAACAGTGGTGCTGATGCATTAACCAGGATGGGAGTTATGGATGATGTTGATGCAATTTTTACCATTCATGCATTACCTACGCTGCAAACAGGGAAAATTGGTATTAAATATGGCATGGTAGCAGCTGCTGTTGACTTTTTTAAACTTACCGTTAAAGGTAGGAGCGGACATTCAGCCAGGCCAAATGAAGCTATTGATGCTATTTTTGTTGCAAGTCATATTTTAAATTGTTTATATTCTGATATTGCAAGGCAATTTAATCCGGTTGATCCTTTTGTAATATCGGTAGGGAAAATTCAAGGGGGTACAGCCTCTAACATTATCGCTGAAACTTGCGAGATTGAGGGAACAGTCAGAACTTTTGAACCTGATATGAGAGATAAAATACTCGATTTAATAAAAGAAAGATCTATTCACCATGCCAGAGCATATGGTGCTTCAGTAGAATTTGAAAATTATAATGGTAATCCTCCTGTAATAAATGATGTTACGCTAGCAAGATTAACTGAAGATAGCGCTTCAGGAATAATTGGGGCAGAAAATATAGAAAGAATTTCAAAACCCAGTCTTGGCGCAGATGATTTTGCCTCATATTTATCGTATGCACCAGGTATGTTAATTAGAGTTGGAACTGGTGGAGAGGGTGCTTCTTATCCATTACATAGCACTATGTTTGACATTGATGAAAGAGCGATAGCTATAACTGTGAAAATATTAAGCTCAGTTGCTATTAATTTCTCAAAAAGTAAAAATTATCTGCAAAATTGGGCACAAAATACTGTTGTTTAAGAATTTTAAAAATAGACTTAACTGCAATTTGCGTTAAGTCTATTTTAATATCATAATGAGAACAAGTTTTACTTGTAGCAATGAGGGTAAAGAGTTGAGAGAAATTAGTGAAGTTAGTTTAAATAATTTCTCAATTGGTGGTTCCAGTATGGTTATAATGGCTGGGCCCTGTGTTATAGAAGAAGATATATCTATTATTTTTAAAACAGCAGAGAAATTAAAGGAAATTGCAGTTAAATTAGAACTGCCATATATATTTAAAGCGTCTTACGATAAAGCAAATAGGACTTCCATTGAGTCATATAGAGGAGTTGGTATTGAAAGAGGCTTAGAAATACTTGCTCAGGTTAAAAAAGAATTTAATTTGCCTATTGTAACAGACATTCATCATCCTGAGGAAGCAAAAGTTGCAGCAGAAGTTGCTGATGTTCTTCAGATTCCTGCTTTTTTATGCAGGCAGACTGATATACTTGTTGCGGCTGCTAAAACAGGAAAAATAGTTAATATTAAAAAAGGTCAGTTTTTAGCACCTCAGCAAATGGCAAATTCGGCTAAAAAAGTAATTGATAGTGGAAATGATAAAGTTGTTCTCATAGAAAGAGGTGCTAGCTTTGGTTATGGAAATCTTGTTTCTGATATGAGAGCTATCCCTATTATGCAAGATCTTGGTTATCCTGTAATATTTGATGCTACTCACAGCGTTCAGTTGCCAGGTTCTGGTGGAACTCATACTTCCGGGCAGAGAGAATTTGTAGAGACTTTATCAAGATCAGCTGTAGCAGCAGGAGCTAACGGATTATTTTTAGAAATTCATCCGGATCCGGATAATGCTCCTTGTGATGGACCAAACATGATAGCTTTGAATAAGGCTTATGATTTACTAAGTATTTGCAAGGAAATATTTGAAATAGTTAATAAGTAATTTTGAATTCTAAATACTTAAGCATTTAGAATTCAAAAAATGGGCTATAAAACTTACTATGCTACTCTATTGGGAATATTTTCGGATAAATAACCATTAATGTTATCTATAGTTGTTTTTAATATCCTATGTAATGCTTCTAGACTATCAAAAGCAACATGTGGTGTTACTATAACATTTGGTAATTCAAGTAATTTATGATTAAGCAGAGTTCTACTCAAACAATTAGTATCAATGCAGTCAACTTTCATTAAATATTCATCTTCATTATTAAGAATATCTTCACATTCAAGTACATCAAGGCCTGCACCTGCTACAATTTTATTTTTAATAGCTTTATAGAGTGCCTGAGTATCCATAATTTCGCC
Coding sequences:
- a CDS encoding 3-deoxy-8-phosphooctulonate synthase encodes the protein MRTSFTCSNEGKELREISEVSLNNFSIGGSSMVIMAGPCVIEEDISIIFKTAEKLKEIAVKLELPYIFKASYDKANRTSIESYRGVGIERGLEILAQVKKEFNLPIVTDIHHPEEAKVAAEVADVLQIPAFLCRQTDILVAAAKTGKIVNIKKGQFLAPQQMANSAKKVIDSGNDKVVLIERGASFGYGNLVSDMRAIPIMQDLGYPVIFDATHSVQLPGSGGTHTSGQREFVETLSRSAVAAGANGLFLEIHPDPDNAPCDGPNMIALNKAYDLLSICKEIFEIVNK